The Streptococcus sanguinis genome contains the following window.
CAAAGGAACGATAGCGGTTTGAATACTGCAGCAGCTGCTCAGTCAAGGTAGCATCTTGGACGATACGATAGGTTTCTTCTTCCAATTGCTCCATATCATTTCCTAGAATTTCAAGCCAACGGTTAACTGATTCGATATTGACTCGTGTAGCTTCCAATTCCTTAACCAACTCTTCAATATTATTGCTGGTTGAGAAGAAAATTTCTAAGAAAGAATCTGGAATACCTGGCAAATTGCGTTTTTCCATATATCTCTTAATGGTATGCAATTTGTTAGCATAGATATTGACTTTCTGACGAGCATTGGCATCATCTTTTTCAATCTCTGCAAGTGCTTCGCCAAGAGAAATCTGCTCATCTTCGATTTCTTTCAAACGCTCTTGAATAGCTTCCAACTCTTCCTGAACCACTGAATAAGCTTGCTTGGTTTCAGAAGAATCTTCTACCGCGCTCAACACCACATCTTCCTGGGCAGAAAGCTCAGCCTGCAACTCCTTGACATGAGAAGTTTCCGTATCAGAGAGAAGGAAGGTTTGAGATAAACGTTCTATCTCTTTTTGGAGTTGCTGGTTGTTTTCCTTTGTATGAGCCAGATAACTTGGTAAGTTTTTAATCAACTTCTCCACTACTTTGTGGGCTTCAATTTCCCGAGTGAAGATTTCATAGAGAGCGTTAATCTCTTCTTGCGCTTGCTCATTTTCATACTCAGCATTATCCAGCTCTAGGGCTGAAATATTGGCTTCGTTGCGTTTGAGGCTTGCATGGAGCTGCTGGAAGCGTGACTCTATATCTGTTTCGATAAAGTGATAACCAGATTCCAAGAGCTTACGGTGACCAGATTCTAAGTCTTCCAACTGGTCTGGCAATTTCACAGTCAACTCTTCGACAATGGCAGGAACTTTCTCAACGATATGTGTCAGAGCAAGAATATGA
Protein-coding sequences here:
- the ezrA gene encoding septation ring formation regulator EzrA — its product is MSIGLVILVAVVALLLVVGYGTAVLMRKRNEALLQNLEERKEALYNLPVNDEVEEVKNMHLIGQSQVAFREWNQKWVDLSLNSFADIENNLFEAEGYNNSFRFIKAKHAIGNIESQIDLIDEDIKMIRAALEDLKEQESKNSGRVLHALDLFEKLQTQVAENADSYGQALAEIEKQLENIQSEFSQFVTLNSSGDPVEAAEILDKAEDHILALTHIVEKVPAIVEELTVKLPDQLEDLESGHRKLLESGYHFIETDIESRFQQLHASLKRNEANISALELDNAEYENEQAQEEINALYEIFTREIEAHKVVEKLIKNLPSYLAHTKENNQQLQKEIERLSQTFLLSDTETSHVKELQAELSAQEDVVLSAVEDSSETKQAYSVVQEELEAIQERLKEIEDEQISLGEALAEIEKDDANARQKVNIYANKLHTIKRYMEKRNLPGIPDSFLEIFFSTSNNIEELVKELEATRVNIESVNRWLEILGNDMEQLEEETYRIVQDATLTEQLLQYSNRYRSFDDNVQAAFNKSLYVFEHDYDYAQSLEIISKALDLVEPGVTERFVTSYEKTRENIRF